A portion of the Edaphobacter lichenicola genome contains these proteins:
- a CDS encoding transporter, whose product MQLAWTITLWMAVVACFTRGLLGQDLTPRAYVITPLHSNAVTVAWAFYDGNINFNGALPVSDATGRYNVPILSYYHSFDFFGRSANVVASLPYGVGNFDGTVAGAGTHLYRSGLVDSVYRLSVNLKGGSAMSPREYVKWKQKVLLGVSVKVIAPTGQYDSTKLINWGTNRWSFKPEFGYSQRWKDLQLDGYGGVWFFTTNSDFWSRNSYYAGTRSQSQNPIGSFEGHLSYEAKPRLWASLDGNYWFGGKTSINGIPNPVTQQANSRIGGTVSLPITKHQSLKCSYSNGTYIRYGGNYQNVTVAWQYSWIDKGK is encoded by the coding sequence ATGCAGCTAGCTTGGACAATTACGTTGTGGATGGCGGTCGTCGCATGTTTCACGCGGGGGCTTCTTGGTCAAGACCTTACGCCACGCGCTTATGTCATTACTCCCTTACATTCCAATGCGGTCACGGTGGCGTGGGCTTTCTATGACGGCAATATCAACTTCAACGGAGCTCTTCCGGTTTCCGACGCGACTGGACGGTACAACGTACCGATCTTGAGTTACTACCACTCGTTCGATTTCTTTGGTCGATCTGCAAACGTCGTTGCTTCGTTGCCTTACGGAGTTGGAAACTTTGATGGAACCGTAGCTGGCGCGGGAACCCACCTCTATCGATCGGGCCTTGTAGATTCCGTCTATCGGTTATCCGTTAACCTGAAGGGTGGCTCCGCGATGTCGCCAAGAGAGTATGTGAAGTGGAAGCAGAAGGTTCTCCTGGGCGTCAGTGTGAAGGTGATCGCTCCGACTGGACAGTATGATTCGACAAAGCTTATTAACTGGGGGACCAACCGGTGGTCCTTCAAACCAGAGTTTGGCTATTCTCAGCGCTGGAAGGACTTGCAGCTCGATGGGTATGGGGGAGTATGGTTCTTCACTACTAACTCCGATTTCTGGTCGCGCAACAGCTACTACGCAGGTACTCGGTCACAATCGCAAAATCCTATTGGTTCGTTTGAGGGCCATCTTAGTTACGAGGCAAAGCCACGGTTGTGGGCCTCTCTTGACGGTAACTACTGGTTCGGTGGGAAGACAAGTATTAACGGCATACCAAACCCAGTCACGCAGCAGGCAAACTCGCGTATCGGAGGGACTGTTTCGCTCCCCATTACCAAACATCAATCTCTAAAGTGCAGCTACAGCAACGGCACCTACATTCGATACGGCGGCAACTATCAAAACGTCACGGTCGCATGGCAGTATTCGTGGATTGACAAGGGCAAATAG
- a CDS encoding TCR/Tet family MFS transporter — translation MPDPLMTEPELVASDIALMPNPPAGRRAAATFIFFTVTLDMLALGMIAPVFPRLIEGFLNGDTSRAAEMLGIFGTVFAAMQFFCSPIVGSLSDRYGRRPLVLISNFGLGLDYVLMAWAPTLTWLFLGRIISGLTSSSIPTAMAYMADVTPRERRAAAFGMLNAAFGAGFVLGPAVGGLLGNINPRLPFWVAATLSLLNGLYGFFVLPESLSKENRTPFSWARANPVGSLTLIRHGNMIPIAAVLLLGYIAQQVLMNVYVIYADYRYHWTDRTVGLSLAVVGICTIVYGAFLVKPAVAKLGERGAITIGLIGGAIGYSMIGASKTGLLLWLGIPVLNMMTFTWPAAQSLMSRKASPSEQGQLQGAINSLRGIAGLIGPGIFTYIFSRSIGAGVHIPGAPFYTAAAMLLISLALAQRAAASQPRAAA, via the coding sequence ATGCCTGATCCCCTGATGACCGAGCCCGAACTAGTAGCGTCCGACATAGCGCTCATGCCGAACCCACCTGCCGGCCGCCGCGCAGCCGCCACCTTCATCTTCTTCACCGTGACCCTCGACATGCTCGCTCTCGGCATGATCGCCCCCGTCTTCCCCAGACTCATCGAAGGCTTCCTCAACGGCGACACCTCCCGAGCAGCCGAGATGTTAGGCATCTTCGGAACCGTCTTCGCCGCAATGCAGTTCTTCTGCTCCCCCATCGTCGGCTCGCTCTCCGACCGCTACGGCCGCCGCCCCCTCGTCCTTATTTCCAACTTCGGCCTCGGCCTCGACTACGTCCTGATGGCCTGGGCCCCGACCCTCACCTGGCTCTTCCTAGGACGCATCATCTCCGGCCTTACCTCATCCAGCATCCCCACTGCGATGGCCTACATGGCAGACGTCACTCCCCGCGAGCGACGCGCTGCAGCCTTCGGCATGTTGAATGCCGCCTTCGGTGCAGGCTTTGTCCTCGGCCCAGCCGTAGGAGGGCTCCTTGGCAACATCAATCCACGCCTTCCCTTCTGGGTCGCAGCCACCCTTTCGCTCCTCAACGGCCTCTATGGTTTCTTCGTCCTGCCCGAGTCCCTGTCCAAAGAAAACCGCACCCCCTTCTCCTGGGCTCGCGCTAACCCCGTCGGATCCCTCACCCTGATCCGTCACGGCAACATGATTCCAATCGCCGCAGTTCTCCTGCTCGGTTACATTGCCCAACAAGTCTTGATGAACGTCTACGTTATCTACGCCGACTATCGCTATCACTGGACCGACCGCACCGTCGGCCTCTCGCTCGCCGTCGTCGGCATCTGCACCATCGTCTATGGAGCATTTCTCGTCAAACCAGCCGTCGCTAAACTTGGCGAACGCGGAGCCATCACCATCGGACTCATCGGCGGAGCCATTGGCTACTCGATGATTGGCGCCTCCAAAACCGGTCTCCTCTTATGGCTCGGCATACCTGTCCTCAATATGATGACCTTCACCTGGCCCGCCGCCCAAAGTCTCATGTCCCGTAAGGCGAGTCCATCCGAACAAGGTCAACTCCAGGGCGCCATCAACAGCCTCCGCGGCATCGCCGGGCTCATCGGTCCCGGCATCTTTACCTACATCTTCAGCAGATCCATCGGCGCCGGCGTCCACATTCCTGGTGCACCCTTCTACACCGCTGCGGCGATGCTTCTTATATCACTAGCCTTGGCACAACGCGCAGCAGCAAGCCAACCGCGCGCCGCAGCCTGA
- a CDS encoding DUF2252 domain-containing protein, translated as MTDLVSAKERFALGQERRKQMRRMGHKAWNVKDRRENPLQLLDASTKGRVPALVALKNELMSASPFAYFRGAVPVMAYDFSLVGNTGICNQLCGDAHVRNLGAFAGPDGRLEFDINDFDETIVAPFEWDVKRMATSLVLAGRTAGAKNLQCRDAAAVFLARYRMMMASFARMPVLEVARYKVHRLGSVSPVAGIMQMAERATPMHTLLALTEVEGAAPTATKKGAKKTKKGAVVVRPERVFKTIPPNLTRVKGALAEQVVGSLAMYAESLQPQRKHFLEQYRPVDVAFKVVGTGSVGLRDYCIYMEGNGRKDPLFLQIKEEVASGYAPYVAGARGRKAKQHQGERVVRGEQAMQLQSDPFLGWTTMDGRDYLVRQLNDHKASIQLEDLKAAGLMEYAALCGELLARGHARAGDSAMISGYLGTSTRFDDAVGAFAEIYADQTEVDWKQLVRSLKKTRKPTAK; from the coding sequence ATGACAGATTTGGTTAGTGCGAAAGAACGCTTTGCTCTTGGACAAGAACGACGTAAACAGATGCGGCGGATGGGCCATAAGGCGTGGAACGTGAAGGACCGGCGTGAGAATCCGCTGCAACTGCTGGATGCGTCGACGAAGGGGCGTGTACCGGCGTTGGTGGCGTTGAAGAATGAGTTGATGTCGGCTTCGCCGTTTGCGTACTTTCGGGGCGCGGTGCCGGTGATGGCGTATGACTTTTCTCTCGTAGGAAATACCGGAATTTGTAACCAGCTATGTGGGGATGCGCATGTGCGGAATCTGGGCGCGTTTGCAGGACCGGACGGCCGGCTGGAGTTCGATATCAACGATTTTGATGAGACGATCGTGGCGCCGTTTGAGTGGGATGTGAAGCGGATGGCGACCAGCCTGGTGCTGGCGGGGCGCACGGCGGGGGCGAAGAACCTGCAGTGTCGCGACGCCGCAGCGGTGTTTCTGGCGCGGTATCGCATGATGATGGCTTCTTTTGCGCGTATGCCGGTGCTTGAGGTGGCGCGATACAAGGTGCATCGGTTGGGGAGTGTGTCGCCAGTAGCAGGGATTATGCAGATGGCTGAGCGGGCAACGCCAATGCATACGTTGTTGGCGTTGACCGAGGTGGAGGGTGCTGCTCCGACGGCCACGAAGAAAGGGGCTAAGAAGACGAAGAAGGGAGCAGTGGTTGTGAGGCCGGAGCGAGTGTTCAAGACAATACCGCCGAACCTAACGAGGGTGAAAGGAGCCTTGGCTGAGCAGGTAGTGGGGTCGCTCGCGATGTATGCGGAGAGTTTGCAGCCGCAGCGGAAGCATTTTCTGGAACAGTACCGACCGGTGGATGTGGCTTTCAAGGTAGTGGGCACGGGGTCGGTGGGGTTGCGGGATTACTGCATCTACATGGAAGGGAATGGGAGAAAAGATCCGCTATTTTTGCAGATCAAGGAGGAGGTCGCGTCGGGGTATGCACCGTACGTTGCCGGGGCTCGCGGACGAAAGGCCAAGCAGCATCAAGGTGAGAGGGTCGTGCGGGGTGAGCAGGCGATGCAGTTGCAGTCGGACCCGTTTCTTGGTTGGACGACGATGGACGGGCGGGACTATCTGGTGCGGCAGTTGAACGACCACAAGGCTTCGATTCAGCTGGAGGATTTAAAAGCTGCAGGGTTGATGGAGTATGCGGCTTTGTGCGGGGAGTTGTTGGCGCGGGGTCACGCTCGTGCAGGAGACAGTGCGATGATCTCGGGGTATCTGGGGACTTCGACACGGTTTGATGATGCAGTGGGAGCGTTCGCGGAGATTTATGCGGACCAAACTGAGGTGGATTGGAAGCAACTCGTGCGCTCGTTGAAGAAGACAAGGAAGCCAACGGCTAAGTAA
- a CDS encoding HAD family hydrolase yields the protein MSGFVLRVRKSLSATLILVIAVFGLAGAHAQSDPLPSWNDGPAKLAIFAFVKDTTDKSSSKYIEPADRIATFDQDGTLWTEHPIYAQAAFALARVGEMAPQHPEWKQKEPFKSVLARDNAAMAKFSEADWLQIVAVTHAGMSTEAFQKIVKDWLATAKAPRFDRPYTDLIYQPMLEVMKYLRTNGFRTYIVTGGGQEFVRVYSEKVYGVPPEQVVGSSIATTYDNKSGKPVLMREPKVFFIDDGPGKAVGINLFIGKRPQAAFGNSGGDAQMLEWTQAGDGARLMMLVLHDDAKREYAYGPASGLPDTHVGTFSDALLLEATKNSWVVISMKNDWKRVFSFDP from the coding sequence ATGAGCGGTTTCGTCCTTCGTGTGCGCAAAAGTTTGAGTGCGACGTTGATACTGGTGATCGCGGTGTTCGGATTAGCGGGAGCGCACGCTCAAAGCGATCCCCTGCCATCGTGGAATGACGGACCTGCGAAACTGGCGATCTTTGCTTTCGTAAAAGATACGACGGACAAATCCAGCTCGAAGTATATTGAGCCGGCGGACCGCATCGCGACGTTCGATCAGGATGGCACGCTTTGGACGGAACACCCTATCTATGCTCAAGCCGCGTTCGCGCTTGCGCGTGTGGGCGAGATGGCGCCGCAACATCCTGAGTGGAAGCAGAAGGAGCCGTTCAAGTCGGTGCTCGCTCGTGACAACGCGGCGATGGCCAAGTTTAGCGAGGCAGACTGGCTGCAGATCGTCGCTGTGACTCATGCGGGAATGAGCACGGAGGCTTTTCAGAAGATAGTGAAAGACTGGCTTGCTACGGCGAAGGCGCCGCGCTTCGACCGGCCTTACACCGATCTCATCTACCAGCCAATGTTGGAGGTGATGAAGTATCTGCGTACGAACGGGTTTAGGACGTACATCGTTACGGGCGGTGGACAGGAGTTTGTGCGCGTCTACAGCGAGAAGGTATATGGCGTTCCGCCGGAGCAGGTTGTGGGGTCGAGTATTGCGACGACGTACGACAACAAAAGCGGCAAGCCTGTACTGATGCGAGAGCCGAAGGTATTCTTCATTGACGATGGTCCGGGAAAGGCGGTCGGGATCAATCTCTTCATAGGCAAACGACCTCAAGCCGCGTTCGGCAACTCCGGAGGGGATGCACAGATGCTGGAGTGGACGCAAGCAGGTGATGGTGCGCGGCTGATGATGCTCGTTCTTCATGACGATGCGAAACGCGAGTATGCCTATGGCCCTGCGTCGGGCCTACCGGATACTCATGTCGGTACGTTCTCTGACGCTCTCCTGCTTGAGGCGACGAAAAACTCCTGGGTTGTAATCAGCATGAAGAACGACTGGAAGCGCGTCTTCTCCTTTGACCCGTAA